The DNA sequence AGGTTTCACAAAGGAGGATGAAAACCACCCCCCCAAGCCCCCCCTTGTTAAGGGGGGGAAAGTTCCTTTGGTGCTCAATGGCCTACGGCAATCCCCCCCTTTGTTCAAGGGGGGGCATGGGGGGGTCATTTTCGGATGAAATTAAATGAAAAGAGGTGTATACCTTGTGAAGGAGGCACTCCTCCTCTCGGAGAGGCTGAGGCAGATGCCCTGTTGAAAGAAATACCATCATGGTCATTAAGGGAGGGACATATCCGGCGGACCTTCAGGTTTAAGAATTTTCCAGATGCTATTGAGTTTGTAAATTCAGTTGCAAGGCTCGCAGAAGGTGAAGGACATCATCCGAATATAACTATTCGCTACAACAAGGTGGAGCTTGAACTTTGGACCCATGCTGTCAAAGGTCTTTCAGAGAACGACTTTATATTAGCCGCAAAGATTGACACGCTGACAGGTGTCGGGGCATGAATGTATGGAATATCTTAGGGTCTGTCATGAAATAACTTGTGCATTTAGGCGCTCAGATTTCGGTCAGGTTTGAGTGCGACCGATTGAGCAAACCCGAAGGCGTAGTTGAATCTACGCTGAGGGGTTGAGATTGAGGAGCACACAAAGATGGCCGGAAGATGAGATGCATAAATGTATAGGTTATTTTATGATAGACCCTTATGACGGTGTCAGGTTAGGCTTGAGCTGTGCTGTGAGATACGCATTTATAAACATATCTATATCCCCGTCAAGCACTGCTGTTACATTTCCTGTTTCAACATCTGTACGATGGTCTTTGATCATCTGATATGGCTGCATTACATAGGAACGGATTTGACTGCCCCATGCTATATCCTTCTTCTCAGGTGACAGCCCCTCCATCTTTTTCTCCTGTTCAATCTTCTTTACCTCATATAACCTGGAACGTAATATCTTCATGGCTGTAGCCTTATTTTTATGCTGGGAGCGTTCGTTCTGACATTGCACCACAATGCCTGTTGGAATATGGGTTATACGTATGGCAGAGGATGTCTTATTTACATGCTGTCCGCCCGCACCGCTTGCCCTGAATGTGTCTATCCTGAGGTCATCTTCATTTATCTCAACAGTTAAATCATCCTCTATCTCAGGATAAATGAATACAGATGCAAAGGATGTATGACGCCGCTTATTGGAATCAAATGGTGATATTCGTACGAGTCTGTGAATCCCCGATTCAGCCTTCAGATAGCCGTAGGCATAATCACCGATTACACTGAATGTAACATCTTTGATACCGGCCTCATCACCTGATTGGTGGTCCAATATTTCAACCTTGAATCCATGACGTTCTGCCCATCTTAAATAAAGACGCATGAGCATCTCTGCCCAGTCCTGCGATTCTGTGCCGCCGGCGCCGGGATGTATTGAGATTATGGCGTTGTTTAAGTCAACATCACCTGATAGCAGGGTTTCTACCTCAATGCTTGTAAAGGTATTCCGGAGGTTATTTATGTTGTCCCGGATGTCTTTAAATAAGGAGTCATCTCCTTCCTCTTCTGCTAATTCAACAAGGATGTCTATATCTTCCAATGCCATTTCAGCTTTATTCCATTTGTTGATTTTCTTTTCCAGTTGAGATTTTTCCTTTGATATGCGTTGTGCCTCCTGAGGGTTATCCCAGAACGATGGGGCGTGCATCATGCTTTCGAGTTCGCTGACTTTGTCCTTTGCGTTATCTATGTCAAAGATACCTCCGCAGGTTTTCTGCCTTTTCTTTAAGCCCTGTTATATCACTTACAAATTCTTCTAACATTTATATTCCCCCTGATTTTACGGATTCGGATTACGGTCACTTTCAACGGAATTATGTTAGCAGTTTTTATAATTCAAAGCAAATGATAAGACAGGTAATAGGTAATGGGTGATGGGTATTAGGTTATAGTAAGAGATCCATGAGATTGTGGGACAAGAATGTCCCACCTATCCCACTGTGGGACAAGAATGTACAACCTATCCCGGATAGGCGGGGTTTTCTAACCCCGCTGTAAGGGCTCGGTATTTATGCTAAAATGTGATTATGGAAAATTTAGTTGACCCCTGTTCAACAATGAAAGATAAACTCCTTTTACTCCCGGAAAGCCCTGGTGTATATCTGATGAAAGACCATAAGGCCGGGGTGATTTATGTGGGTAAGGCCAATTCCTTAATAGACCGTGTGAAATCGTATTTTCAGAAAAGTACAACACTCTCTCCGCGTATTGAAACTATGGTAAAACATATTGCGGACATAGAGTGGATGGTAACTGAGTCTGAGCTTGAGGCCCTTATACTTGAGAGCAATCTCATTAAAAAGTATAAGCCCAAATATAATATAATCCTGAGGGATGACAAGAACTATCCATACCTGAGGCTTTATATGGATGATAAGTTTCCAAGGATTGAAGTAGTCAGGCGGATTAAGCCTGATAGCGGCCTCTATTTCGGTCCTTATGTTCCGGTACATGCCATGCGCGAGACACTGAAACTGATAAAAAGGACATTTCCACTTGCAACCTGTAAGCTTGATTTGAATAAGAAATATGACAGGCCGTGTATTGAGTATGAAATCGGCAGATGCAGCGGTCCTTGCATAGGGGAAATCTCAGAGGCCGGTTATAAAAAGATTGTAAGGGATGTGAGGTTATTTCTTGAAGGTAAGGACAAGGAACTACAGAGGTCTTTAAAGGGGCGTATGGAGGAAGAGGCAGAGAAATTAAATTTTGAAGAGGCGGCAAGACTCAGGGACAGCATATTCAGGATAGAAATGCTTCTAAAAAGACAGCGAATAATTTCTGCAGAGACAGGGGATACTGATGTAATCGGTTTTGCGAGAGACGGCAACTATACAGCCCTGCAAATCTTATTTTTCAGGGGCGGGATGCTTGTAGGCCGCAAGGGGATATTCTATGACCATTCAAGGGATATTTCAGATGAAGAGATACTATCATCATTTATTGAACAGTATTACAGCAGGGATGTACTGATTCCCGCTGAGGTCTTAATCCATGTTAAAATTCCTGACATGGAGTTAGTGGAGAAATGGCTCACTGAGAAGAAGGGGAAAAAGGTCTTGATTACAGTGCCGGTGCGTGGCAATAAGGCAGGGATGCTGAGGCTTGCTGTTGAAAATGCTATGCATACTCCCCCTAAGTTAGTTCCCTCCCCCTTGAGGGGGGAGGGTAAGGGTGGGGGTGAAGTACTCGATGTACTCAAGGAGATACTCTCTCTGCCCTCAATCCCTGAGAGGATAGAGGCATTTGATATATCGAATATACTTGGGGCAGAGGCAGTCGGCTCAATGGTTGTATGGGAAAACGGCGGGCTTAGAAAAGATGAATACCGTCACTTTAAGATTAAGACAGTTACAGGTGCTGATGATTTTGCTATGATGGGGGAGGTGGTGCAGAGAAGGTATTCAAGGGTGCTTGAAGAGGGTGGCGGACTCCCTGATCTGATCTTAATAGATGGAGGCAAGGGGCAGTTAAACTCTGCAATCAGGGAATTAAAAGAGATAGGTATTAATGACATTAGAATTATCGGGCTTGCAAAGGCAAGGGAGGAAAAGGGGGAAAGGGTGTTTTTACCGGATAGTCCTGACCCTATAGAACTTGATATGACATCTCCTGCAACACACCTTTTACAGAATATCAGAGATGAGGCACACAGGTTTGCAATCTCATATCACAGAAAATTAAGAGGAAAGGAGGGGATGCTGTCGGAACTTGATAAGATTAAAGGAATCGGAAGGGCACGAAAAATAGCACTGCTGAAATACTTCGGGAGTGTAGATGTTTTGAAAAAAGCGGGTGTTGAAGAGTTGATGAAAGCGCCCAAGATGACTGAGAAAGTGGCTAAAGAGCTTTACGAGGAGCTGAGAAGTAAGAAGTAAGAAGTAAGAAGTTAGAAGCAAGAGGCAAGAAGCAAGACTAACAATTCCCTCTCCCTCAGGGAGATATGTACACACCATGAATCCCCTCTCCCTCAGGGAGAGGGTCAGGGTGCGGGTGGGGTTAAACAGGAGAAAAACATGAAACGTTTACAAATGTATACAATCAAGGGATGTCCCTACTGCAGTAATGCAAGGGATGTCTTAAACAACAGTAATATTGATTATGAAGAAATAGATATAACACCTGATTCTGAAAACATGCGGAATAAACTTGAAAAGATGTCAGGAGGGGAGAGGTCAGTTCCTCAGATTTATATAGACAGTAAGTATATGGGACAGGATGATGAGATTAAGGAGTTAGTAGAGAGTAAAAAGATTTATGAGCTGCTAAAGTAGATGGATATAGATCGTGCCCGTTATTCGGGTTGCTTTCTTTACGGACACGGATAACGGTCACGTCTCACGAGGCTTTCCGCATTCCTTACAGAGTCCATATATCTCCAGCTTATGCGTATAGATGGTGAATCCGTTATCCTGTGCTACCTTCTCCTGAAGGCGTTCAATATTGCAGTCTTCAAATTCTATGATCTTACCGCAAGTTGTACAGATAAGATGGTCATGATGCTTGTAATCCTGCACTATCTCATAAAGGGTATAGCCTTCGCCGAATTCACGCTGTTGGGCAATACCGCATTCACACAATAGATTTAATGTCCTGTAAACAGTAGCAAGTCCGATTGATGTATCCTTCCTGCTGACTTTATTATATAAATCCTCTGCACTAATATGCCCGCCTGTCTTTATAAAAGTCTCTAAGATCATTTCCCTCTGGCGTGTGTGCTTCATGTTGTTGCGGGAAATATGATCCCTGAGAATCTCTAATTCTTTCATCCGAAAATCTCCTCCGGCGGGGTAAGAAAACCCCGCCTATCCCTATCTATGAGGATAGGCGGGACATTCCTGTCCCGCTGATTTTCATTGCCCTTTGTGAACCCTCGGTTCATGGGAGTTCACCCGAAAATACCCCCCCTCGCCCCCCTTTAACTACAAGGGGGGGATTTCTGGTTGTCATATCTCCCCCTTTATTTAAAGGGGGATTAAGGGGGTTAATTTTCATTCCCCTTTGTGCCCCGGAGGGGCATGACGGTTCATCCGAAAATCAACCCCATCCCCACCCTAACCCTCCCCTTGAAGGGGAGGGAATCAACATAGCCCCCTCTCCCTCAGGGAGAGGGAATAAAACCATGTACCCTCTCCCCCGGCGGGAGAGCTGCAATTAAATTCCTACCAAATTCCTCCCCCCTCCTTTGCGGTGGGAGGCAGGAGGGGGGCACGGGTGAGGGGGCTTTTGTGTCTTGCTTCTGACTTCTATCTTCTAACTTCTGCTCGTTGCTTCTATTTCTACTCAACATTCTTTGCACATCTGAACCCGAGGTCTTCAAATTTACCATTAGGCGGTACAGGAAATCTGTATGTAGTTCTCAGATATATATTTAATGAGTAGTGTCCGAGTCCGCCCCAACTGCCGCCCCTGACTGTCATAAAGTTCTTCCCATAGTCCTCATCATCATACTTATTGCCTTCATATTTTTCATACCAGCTAGCTGTCCATTCGTATGCATTACCGGATACATGATGAAGTCCATAAGGGCTTTTGCCTGCATCTAAACTTGTAACATCCATAGGACCCATGTGATTGCCTGCGCCGTTTACCTTCGCAGTATCAAACTCATTTCCCCATGGGAACTTTCTTCCGTCTGTTCCTCGTGCCCCCTTCTCCCACTCTGCCTCTGTC is a window from the Nitrospirota bacterium genome containing:
- a CDS encoding 4a-hydroxytetrahydrobiopterin dehydratase translates to MKLNEKRCIPCEGGTPPLGEAEADALLKEIPSWSLREGHIRRTFRFKNFPDAIEFVNSVARLAEGEGHHPNITIRYNKVELELWTHAVKGLSENDFILAAKIDTLTGVGA
- the prfB gene encoding peptide chain release factor 2; its protein translation is MFDIDNAKDKVSELESMMHAPSFWDNPQEAQRISKEKSQLEKKINKWNKAEMALEDIDILVELAEEEGDDSLFKDIRDNINNLRNTFTSIEVETLLSGDVDLNNAIISIHPGAGGTESQDWAEMLMRLYLRWAERHGFKVEILDHQSGDEAGIKDVTFSVIGDYAYGYLKAESGIHRLVRISPFDSNKRRHTSFASVFIYPEIEDDLTVEINEDDLRIDTFRASGAGGQHVNKTSSAIRITHIPTGIVVQCQNERSQHKNKATAMKILRSRLYEVKKIEQEKKMEGLSPEKKDIAWGSQIRSYVMQPYQMIKDHRTDVETGNVTAVLDGDIDMFINAYLTAQLKPNLTPS
- the uvrC gene encoding excinuclease ABC subunit UvrC; translated protein: MKDKLLLLPESPGVYLMKDHKAGVIYVGKANSLIDRVKSYFQKSTTLSPRIETMVKHIADIEWMVTESELEALILESNLIKKYKPKYNIILRDDKNYPYLRLYMDDKFPRIEVVRRIKPDSGLYFGPYVPVHAMRETLKLIKRTFPLATCKLDLNKKYDRPCIEYEIGRCSGPCIGEISEAGYKKIVRDVRLFLEGKDKELQRSLKGRMEEEAEKLNFEEAARLRDSIFRIEMLLKRQRIISAETGDTDVIGFARDGNYTALQILFFRGGMLVGRKGIFYDHSRDISDEEILSSFIEQYYSRDVLIPAEVLIHVKIPDMELVEKWLTEKKGKKVLITVPVRGNKAGMLRLAVENAMHTPPKLVPSPLRGEGKGGGEVLDVLKEILSLPSIPERIEAFDISNILGAEAVGSMVVWENGGLRKDEYRHFKIKTVTGADDFAMMGEVVQRRYSRVLEEGGGLPDLILIDGGKGQLNSAIRELKEIGINDIRIIGLAKAREEKGERVFLPDSPDPIELDMTSPATHLLQNIRDEAHRFAISYHRKLRGKEGMLSELDKIKGIGRARKIALLKYFGSVDVLKKAGVEELMKAPKMTEKVAKELYEELRSKK
- a CDS encoding glutaredoxin — translated: MKRLQMYTIKGCPYCSNARDVLNNSNIDYEEIDITPDSENMRNKLEKMSGGERSVPQIYIDSKYMGQDDEIKELVESKKIYELLK
- a CDS encoding transcriptional repressor, giving the protein MKELEILRDHISRNNMKHTRQREMILETFIKTGGHISAEDLYNKVSRKDTSIGLATVYRTLNLLCECGIAQQREFGEGYTLYEIVQDYKHHDHLICTTCGKIIEFEDCNIERLQEKVAQDNGFTIYTHKLEIYGLCKECGKPRET
- a CDS encoding SUMF1/EgtB/PvdO family nonheme iron enzyme yields the protein MWMVLFLIVTFIFTGCSPKPPKDMAYVPKGEFIMGSNDVDTEAKSLAYGNKKPWFANEGPQHKVYLKGFFIDKYEVSIKKYKQFTDAVKHPVPEYFTAVDMSKVENLPVVGVTWFDAKAYCQWEGKRLPTEAEWEKGARGTDGRKFPWGNEFDTAKVNGAGNHMGPMDVTSLDAGKSPYGLHHVSGNAYEWTASWYEKYEGNKYDDEDYGKNFMTVRGGSWGGLGHYSLNIYLRTTYRFPVPPNGKFEDLGFRCAKNVE